One Mycobacterium kubicae genomic window carries:
- the purQ gene encoding phosphoribosylformylglycinamidine synthase subunit PurQ → MTARIGVITFPGTLDDVDAARAVRRAGGEAVGLWHADADLKGVDAVVVPGGFSYGDYLRAGAIAKFAPVMGEVVEAAEQGMPVLGICNGFQVLCEAGLLPGALTRNAGLHFVCRDVWLRVASTSTAWTSRFEDDADVLVPLKSGEGRYVAPQEVLDELEGEGRVVFRYHDNINGSLRDIAGISSANGRVVGLMPHPEHAIEALTGPSDDGLGLFYSALDAVMTA, encoded by the coding sequence GTGACCGCGCGAATCGGTGTCATCACCTTCCCGGGCACCCTGGACGATGTGGACGCCGCCCGCGCCGTACGGCGGGCGGGCGGCGAGGCCGTCGGTCTGTGGCACGCCGACGCCGACCTCAAAGGTGTCGATGCCGTAGTGGTGCCCGGCGGGTTCTCCTACGGCGACTACCTGCGCGCCGGTGCCATTGCCAAGTTCGCCCCGGTGATGGGCGAAGTGGTCGAGGCGGCCGAGCAGGGCATGCCGGTGCTGGGCATCTGCAATGGGTTTCAGGTGTTGTGTGAGGCCGGATTGCTGCCGGGCGCACTGACCCGCAATGCCGGCTTACATTTCGTGTGCCGTGACGTGTGGTTGCGGGTGGCGTCGACGTCCACTGCCTGGACGTCACGATTCGAGGACGACGCCGATGTGCTGGTGCCGCTGAAATCCGGCGAAGGCCGTTATGTGGCGCCGCAGGAGGTGCTCGACGAGCTGGAGGGCGAAGGCCGGGTGGTCTTCCGCTACCACGACAACATCAACGGTTCGCTGCGTGACATCGCCGGTATCAGCTCAGCCAACGGTCGGGTCGTCGGGTTGATGCCGCACCCAGAACACGCCATCGAGGCGCTCACCGGTCCCTCCGACGATGGGCTGGGCCTGTTCTACTCCGCGCTCGACGCGGTCATGACGGCCTGA
- a CDS encoding NAD-dependent epimerase/dehydratase family protein produces the protein MTEKVLVTGGFGLVGSQTVRRLAADGHHVIATDLGTAAQRKAAGSLPAGVQARWADLTDTDEVNRLVAETAPTVIIHLAAVIPPVIYQQRELARRVNVDATVALLRAAEQGGNRVRFIQASSNAVHGARNPHRYDELLQPDTPPSPSDLYGAHKAEVEEYVRSSSLDWVILRLAAVMSVDLGAMPFSADALFFESALPTDGRVHTVDVRDVATAFAAAATADVGGEILLIGGDESHLLRQGVVGAALAAAMGLPDILPGGRPGNPDSDEDWFVTDWMDTSRAQQVLSFQHHTWPGMLAEMRSVAGWRRYPLRVVAPLVRQLLKRRAAYRNSPGRYADPWGAIKAELGDPWPDAGLASSASSPGLQQGLRR, from the coding sequence ATGACCGAAAAGGTTCTTGTCACAGGGGGATTCGGACTGGTCGGATCCCAGACGGTGCGTCGGTTGGCTGCGGATGGGCACCACGTGATCGCCACCGACCTCGGCACCGCCGCGCAGCGCAAGGCGGCTGGGTCACTACCCGCCGGCGTCCAGGCGCGCTGGGCGGATCTCACCGACACCGATGAGGTGAACCGACTCGTCGCCGAGACGGCGCCCACGGTGATCATCCATCTGGCCGCGGTGATCCCGCCGGTCATCTACCAGCAGCGCGAACTCGCCCGCCGGGTCAACGTCGACGCCACGGTCGCATTGCTGAGGGCCGCCGAGCAAGGCGGCAACCGCGTGCGATTCATCCAGGCCTCCAGCAACGCCGTGCACGGCGCCCGCAACCCGCACCGGTACGACGAGTTGCTCCAGCCGGATACTCCGCCATCTCCGTCGGACCTCTACGGCGCCCACAAGGCCGAAGTCGAGGAGTACGTCCGCTCCTCGAGTCTGGATTGGGTCATCCTGCGGTTGGCTGCGGTCATGAGTGTCGACTTGGGCGCGATGCCGTTCAGTGCCGACGCGTTGTTCTTCGAAAGTGCGCTGCCCACCGACGGGCGGGTGCACACCGTCGACGTACGCGACGTCGCCACCGCGTTCGCCGCTGCGGCCACCGCGGATGTGGGCGGGGAAATCCTGCTGATTGGCGGAGACGAATCGCACCTGCTGCGACAGGGCGTGGTGGGTGCAGCACTGGCCGCCGCGATGGGCTTGCCCGACATCCTGCCGGGTGGGCGGCCGGGCAATCCGGACAGCGACGAGGATTGGTTCGTCACCGATTGGATGGACACCAGTCGCGCCCAGCAGGTGCTGTCTTTTCAGCACCACACGTGGCCGGGCATGCTCGCCGAGATGCGTTCGGTGGCCGGGTGGCGCCGGTATCCGTTGCGGGTGGTGGCGCCGCTGGTCCGGCAGTTACTCAAACGCCGTGCGGCTTACCGCAATTCGCCTGGCCGCTATGCCGATCCTTGGGGTGCGATCAAGGCTGAGCTCGGCGACCCCTGGCCGGATGCTGGGTTAGCCAGCAGCGCTAGCTCACCCGGCTTGCAGCAGGGACTGCGTCGGTAG
- a CDS encoding lysophospholipid acyltransferase family protein — MRHRGDRRRGKTVAAGDDHEIAKWDPAFTRQVVDAVGPVLKRWHRAEVRNLDNIPAAGGALVVSNHSGGMLTPDVMIFSPAFYAAFGYDRPVYTLGHYGLFVGPLESWLRRLGVIEASRENAAAALHSGAVVLVFPGGDYDSYRPTLSANTVDFNGRTGYVRTAIEAGVPIVPAVSIGAQETQLFLTRGNWLARRLGLTKARLDILPLSFGVPFGLSMIFPPNLPLPSKIVTEVLEPIDITARFGADPDVAQVDAHVRSVMETALQRLAAQRRFPVLG; from the coding sequence ATGCGGCATCGAGGAGACAGACGGAGAGGCAAGACCGTGGCAGCGGGCGACGATCACGAGATCGCCAAGTGGGACCCGGCCTTCACGCGTCAGGTGGTCGACGCCGTCGGGCCGGTGCTCAAACGCTGGCATCGCGCCGAGGTGCGAAACCTCGACAACATCCCCGCCGCCGGTGGAGCACTGGTGGTGTCCAACCATTCCGGGGGCATGTTGACCCCGGACGTCATGATCTTCAGCCCGGCCTTCTACGCCGCCTTCGGATATGACCGGCCGGTGTACACGCTGGGTCATTACGGACTGTTCGTGGGGCCGCTGGAGAGCTGGCTCAGGCGGCTCGGTGTCATCGAGGCCAGTCGCGAAAACGCCGCAGCGGCACTGCATTCCGGTGCAGTGGTGTTGGTTTTCCCCGGTGGTGACTACGACTCCTACCGGCCGACGCTCAGCGCCAACACGGTGGACTTCAACGGGCGCACCGGATACGTCCGCACCGCCATCGAAGCCGGCGTACCGATCGTGCCGGCGGTCTCGATCGGCGCCCAGGAGACTCAGCTGTTCCTGACCCGCGGCAACTGGCTGGCGCGCCGACTCGGACTGACCAAAGCCAGGCTGGACATCCTGCCGCTGAGCTTCGGCGTGCCGTTCGGGTTGAGCATGATCTTCCCGCCCAATCTGCCGTTGCCGTCCAAGATCGTCACCGAGGTCCTCGAACCGATCGACATCACCGCCCGCTTCGGTGCGGACCCTGACGTTGCGCAGGTCGATGCCCACGTCCGTTCGGTCATGGAGACCGCGCTGCAGCGCCTGGCGGCGCAGCGCCGCTTCCCCGTGTTGGGCTAA
- a CDS encoding haloacid dehalogenase type II — translation MPPSILVFDVNETLIDIDSLTPLFTDLFGDQRVLREWFNQLIMYSMTITLSNNYVDLFTLGQAVLRMLGEIRGVAISDDDTERLTTLLRTMPAHTDAAEALTTLRDNGFRMVTLTNSPRIPGSPTSLENAGLAHFFEQQLSVDSCQAFKPAPAVYRQVCDALDVAPADCVMVAAHAWDLLGAQNVGLRSALVSRPGNAVLPADGLPRPDVVVTDLRALARHLCGDGR, via the coding sequence GTGCCACCGTCCATACTGGTCTTCGACGTCAACGAGACATTGATCGACATCGATTCGCTCACACCACTATTCACCGACTTGTTTGGTGACCAACGGGTGCTGCGCGAATGGTTCAACCAGCTCATCATGTACTCGATGACGATCACGCTGTCCAACAATTACGTCGATCTCTTCACGCTGGGCCAGGCGGTGTTGCGCATGCTGGGCGAGATTCGCGGGGTGGCAATCTCCGACGACGACACCGAACGACTCACCACGTTGTTACGCACCATGCCCGCGCACACTGACGCGGCGGAAGCGCTCACTACACTGCGCGACAACGGGTTTCGGATGGTCACCCTGACCAACTCACCGCGCATCCCGGGCAGCCCCACTTCACTGGAGAACGCCGGACTCGCCCACTTCTTCGAACAGCAACTCAGCGTCGATTCCTGTCAGGCCTTCAAGCCGGCGCCGGCGGTGTACCGCCAGGTGTGCGACGCGCTCGATGTTGCGCCCGCCGACTGCGTGATGGTGGCGGCACACGCGTGGGATCTGCTGGGTGCGCAAAATGTGGGCCTGCGCTCGGCATTGGTTTCCCGACCAGGCAATGCGGTTCTGCCCGCCGACGGGCTGCCACGACCTGACGTCGTGGTCACTGACCTGCGCGCACTCGCGCGTCACCTCTGCGGGGATGGCCGCTGA
- the purS gene encoding phosphoribosylformylglycinamidine synthase subunit PurS: protein MSRVVVHVMPKAEILDPQGQAIVGALGRLGHPGISDVRQGKRFELEVDDTVDDATLAEIAESLLANTVIEDWTITREPQ from the coding sequence GTGAGCCGGGTGGTCGTGCATGTGATGCCCAAAGCCGAGATTCTTGACCCGCAAGGTCAGGCGATCGTCGGTGCGCTGGGGCGGCTCGGGCACCCCGGGATATCGGATGTGCGGCAAGGCAAGCGGTTTGAGCTGGAGGTCGACGACACCGTCGACGATGCCACGCTGGCTGAAATCGCCGAATCGCTGTTGGCGAACACGGTGATCGAGGACTGGACCATCACCCGGGAGCCACAGTGA
- a CDS encoding VOC family protein: MVGLRVDRFDHIVLNCRDVEVSARWYERVLGMTRETFGATGRTALRFGDQKINLRPLGALAEDPDWVTGSVEAAGSADLCFVTGATPEQVREHLSASAVVITAGPVQKLGALGPMISHYCRDPDGNLIEIAVY, translated from the coding sequence ATGGTGGGCTTGCGCGTGGACCGATTCGACCACATCGTGCTCAATTGCCGCGACGTGGAGGTAAGCGCCCGCTGGTATGAGCGGGTGCTCGGGATGACGCGTGAGACGTTCGGTGCGACGGGCAGAACCGCGCTGCGCTTCGGCGATCAGAAGATCAACCTTCGCCCGCTCGGGGCGCTGGCCGAGGACCCGGACTGGGTGACCGGATCGGTCGAGGCAGCCGGTTCGGCGGACCTGTGCTTCGTCACCGGCGCCACCCCGGAGCAGGTACGCGAACACCTGAGTGCCAGCGCAGTGGTGATCACCGCGGGGCCGGTGCAAAAGCTCGGCGCACTGGGTCCGATGATTTCGCACTACTGCCGCGACCCGGACGGCAACCTCATCGAGATCGCCGTCTACTGA
- a CDS encoding TetR/AcrR family transcriptional regulator, with protein sequence MGSRGRARDPQIDAAIRLAAAELLAEVGYASLTMEAVAARAGVSKATLYLRYPSRAVLVFDAIFGKTKTLLIPDYGDIRAELREAYRWAVDEFSAREARAAIPGLLAEIGSAPELARLVREVALQSEYERVRSLLERAQSRGQIRADADVALIIDAFIGTALARVTLIDHAVDHAFGDRLVDLLLDGAR encoded by the coding sequence ATGGGGTCGAGGGGTCGCGCGCGAGATCCGCAAATCGATGCGGCAATCCGCTTGGCGGCAGCCGAACTGCTGGCCGAAGTCGGCTATGCGAGCCTGACGATGGAGGCGGTCGCCGCGCGCGCCGGTGTCAGCAAGGCGACGCTGTACCTGCGTTATCCCTCCCGCGCGGTCCTGGTTTTCGATGCGATCTTCGGCAAGACGAAGACACTGCTGATCCCCGACTACGGTGACATCCGCGCCGAATTGCGCGAGGCGTACCGCTGGGCCGTCGACGAGTTCTCCGCGCGGGAAGCTCGTGCCGCCATTCCCGGCCTGCTCGCCGAGATCGGGTCCGCACCGGAGTTGGCCCGGCTGGTGCGGGAGGTCGCGCTGCAGTCCGAGTACGAGCGGGTGCGGTCCCTGCTCGAACGGGCGCAAAGCCGGGGACAGATCCGCGCGGACGCCGATGTCGCGCTGATCATCGACGCGTTCATCGGCACCGCGTTGGCTCGGGTGACGCTCATCGATCACGCGGTCGACCACGCCTTCGGCGATCGTCTCGTCGACCTACTTCTCGATGGCGCCCGGTAA
- a CDS encoding dihydrolipoyl dehydrogenase family protein: MAADQQDEFDVVVLGAGPVGQNAADRARAAGLSVAVVERELVGGECSYWACVPSKALLRPVLAIEDARRVDGARQAVTGSIDPAGVFQRRNRYVSDWDDSGQADWVAGIGATLIRGHGRLDGPRRVTVSSDDGQLALTARHAVVVCTGSRPALPDLPGIAEARPWTNRQATDSSSVPGRLAVVGAGGVGVEMATAWQGLGSAVTLLVRGSQLLPRMEPFVGERLHQGLAELGVDVRTSVSVRALRRPDPHGPVTLELDDGSEAEVDEILFATGRAPLTDDIGLETVGLRPGSWLEVDDTCRVRGVEEGWLYAAGDVNHRALLTHQGKYQARIAGAAIGARATGRPLDTAPWGTHATTADHHAVPQAFFTDPEVAAVGLTAEQAAQAGHRAKAIDVEIGDAVTGAKLFADGYTGRARMVVDVDRCHILGLTLVGPGVTELLHAATIAVAGQVPVDRLWHAVPCFPTISELWLRLLEAYRDSAYVLV, encoded by the coding sequence ATGGCAGCGGACCAGCAGGACGAATTCGACGTCGTCGTACTCGGCGCAGGACCGGTGGGGCAGAACGCCGCCGACCGGGCTCGGGCGGCGGGGCTGAGCGTCGCCGTGGTCGAACGCGAACTGGTCGGCGGCGAGTGTTCCTATTGGGCGTGCGTGCCGAGCAAGGCGCTGCTGCGTCCGGTCCTGGCGATCGAGGATGCCCGGCGGGTGGACGGTGCGCGCCAAGCCGTCACCGGCTCCATCGATCCGGCCGGTGTCTTCCAGCGTCGCAATCGCTATGTCAGCGACTGGGACGACAGCGGCCAGGCCGACTGGGTTGCCGGCATCGGCGCGACGCTGATCCGCGGCCACGGACGCTTGGACGGTCCGCGACGCGTCACGGTGTCTTCAGACGACGGTCAACTTGCGCTGACAGCTCGGCACGCAGTGGTTGTGTGCACTGGGAGCCGTCCCGCGCTGCCTGACTTGCCGGGCATCGCCGAGGCCCGCCCGTGGACCAACCGCCAGGCCACCGACAGCAGTTCGGTACCGGGCCGGCTGGCCGTGGTCGGTGCCGGCGGTGTCGGTGTCGAAATGGCCACTGCCTGGCAGGGTTTGGGATCCGCGGTCACCCTGTTGGTGCGCGGGTCGCAGCTGCTACCCCGGATGGAGCCGTTCGTGGGTGAACGCTTGCACCAAGGCCTCGCCGAGCTGGGCGTCGACGTACGCACGAGCGTATCCGTGCGCGCGCTGCGCCGCCCCGACCCACACGGACCAGTCACCCTCGAGCTGGACGACGGTAGCGAAGCTGAGGTAGACGAAATCCTGTTCGCGACCGGCCGGGCCCCGTTGACCGACGATATCGGTTTGGAGACAGTCGGTTTGCGGCCGGGCAGCTGGCTGGAGGTCGACGACACCTGTCGAGTGCGGGGGGTCGAGGAGGGCTGGCTGTACGCCGCCGGGGACGTCAACCACCGCGCCCTGTTGACCCACCAGGGTAAATACCAGGCCCGCATCGCCGGTGCCGCCATCGGCGCCCGCGCTACCGGCAGACCGCTCGATACCGCACCGTGGGGCACGCACGCCACCACCGCCGACCATCACGCGGTGCCGCAAGCTTTCTTCACCGATCCGGAAGTCGCGGCGGTGGGTCTGACAGCAGAGCAGGCCGCGCAGGCCGGGCACCGCGCGAAGGCCATCGACGTCGAGATCGGTGACGCCGTAACGGGCGCAAAGCTTTTCGCCGACGGATACACCGGCAGGGCGCGCATGGTGGTCGACGTGGATCGCTGCCACATCCTGGGGCTCACCCTGGTCGGTCCCGGCGTCACCGAGCTTCTGCACGCGGCCACCATCGCGGTCGCCGGCCAGGTGCCTGTCGACCGCCTGTGGCACGCCGTCCCGTGCTTCCCCACCATCAGCGAGTTGTGGTTGCGGCTCCTCGAGGCGTACCGCGATTCGGCTTACGTCCTGGTGTGA
- a CDS encoding MBL fold metallo-hydrolase has product MQLTHFGHSCLLAEFGQTRLLFDPGTFAHGFEGITGLTAIVITHQHPDHVDGTRLPALLDGNPDAALYADPQTTEQLGSPCQAVHVGDELTVGQVTLRAVGGKHAVIHPELPVIDNISFLVDEGEQRARFMHPGDALFVPDEPVEVLATPAAAPWMKISEAVDYLRAVSPAHAVPIHQGIVAPDARGIYYGRLTEMTTVDFQVLPEESAVTF; this is encoded by the coding sequence ATGCAACTGACGCATTTCGGGCATTCGTGCCTGCTCGCCGAGTTCGGTCAGACCCGCCTGCTGTTCGATCCCGGCACCTTCGCGCACGGATTCGAGGGAATCACCGGCCTGACCGCCATCGTGATCACCCATCAGCACCCCGATCACGTCGACGGCACGCGGTTACCGGCGCTGTTGGACGGAAACCCCGATGCCGCCCTGTATGCCGACCCGCAAACGACCGAGCAGCTGGGATCACCGTGCCAGGCGGTGCATGTGGGTGACGAGCTGACCGTCGGGCAGGTCACCCTGCGTGCGGTCGGCGGAAAGCACGCGGTGATTCATCCGGAATTGCCTGTGATAGACAACATTTCGTTTCTGGTGGACGAGGGCGAACAGCGTGCCAGGTTCATGCATCCCGGCGATGCGCTGTTCGTCCCGGACGAACCCGTCGAGGTCTTGGCGACCCCGGCCGCCGCCCCGTGGATGAAGATCTCCGAAGCCGTCGACTATCTGCGGGCGGTGTCGCCCGCGCACGCGGTGCCGATTCACCAGGGCATCGTGGCCCCGGATGCCCGCGGCATCTACTACGGCCGACTCACCGAGATGACCACCGTCGACTTTCAGGTACTCCCCGAAGAAAGCGCGGTGACTTTCTGA
- a CDS encoding SRPBCC family protein, producing MFTDRWGVTDEEVARPFPCDDNIRRPKSRLWRGVSVAAPPDRVWPWLIQIRLAPYSYDWIDNGGRRSPRELRGLADPVPGETFTSALGRPIGRVLSVEPGRQLTGRIGDVVMSYLLEPDGDGTRLLLKIASPWGWPFAALLSVGDLIMARRQLLNFKHLAERGQSCALDATSEVR from the coding sequence ATGTTCACTGATCGCTGGGGTGTCACAGACGAGGAAGTAGCCCGGCCGTTCCCCTGTGACGACAACATCCGTCGGCCGAAATCTCGGTTATGGCGTGGCGTGTCGGTTGCTGCACCGCCAGATCGGGTGTGGCCGTGGTTGATTCAGATCCGGCTGGCGCCTTATTCCTATGACTGGATCGACAATGGCGGTCGGCGTTCGCCCCGGGAGCTTCGTGGCCTGGCGGATCCGGTGCCAGGCGAAACATTCACCAGCGCACTGGGTCGTCCGATCGGGCGGGTGTTGTCGGTCGAGCCGGGACGCCAACTGACCGGGCGCATCGGCGACGTCGTCATGTCCTACCTCCTCGAACCCGACGGCGATGGCACGCGGTTGCTGTTGAAGATCGCCTCGCCGTGGGGCTGGCCGTTCGCGGCCCTGTTGAGTGTCGGCGACCTGATCATGGCCCGGCGTCAACTCCTCAACTTCAAGCACCTGGCCGAACGCGGTCAAAGTTGCGCACTCGACGCAACCTCGGAAGTCCGATGA
- a CDS encoding TMEM175 family protein, which translates to MTTRKASPDRVKAFSDGVFAVIITVLVLELRPPAADSFRALLPLWPTGLSYVVSYLFIAIVWVNHHHLFNYADVATPRLVWSNFAHLFSVSLLPFTTEWIADTRLGDAPVALYAAVFVLVNVTYLALCWEAIDRPAHDDVPTQMRRMLRMRSVLTIGIFSAAAVIALRWPVAAMALICLCLIGYLRPDLPDRKQVED; encoded by the coding sequence GTGACCACGCGAAAAGCCAGTCCGGACCGGGTAAAAGCGTTCTCCGACGGCGTCTTCGCGGTGATCATCACGGTTTTGGTGCTCGAACTCAGACCACCTGCCGCCGACAGCTTCCGCGCATTGCTACCGCTGTGGCCTACAGGTCTGAGCTATGTGGTCAGCTACCTGTTCATCGCGATCGTGTGGGTCAACCATCATCACTTGTTCAACTACGCGGACGTGGCGACGCCGCGTCTGGTGTGGTCCAATTTCGCGCACCTGTTCTCCGTCTCACTGCTTCCTTTCACCACCGAATGGATCGCCGATACCCGTCTGGGGGACGCGCCGGTGGCGCTGTATGCCGCGGTCTTCGTCTTGGTGAACGTCACCTATCTCGCGCTCTGCTGGGAGGCGATCGATCGGCCCGCGCACGATGATGTGCCGACCCAGATGCGGCGCATGCTGCGGATGCGGTCCGTGCTGACGATCGGGATCTTCAGCGCGGCGGCCGTCATTGCGTTGCGCTGGCCGGTGGCCGCAATGGCCCTGATTTGTTTGTGTCTGATCGGGTATTTGCGGCCGGACCTTCCCGACCGAAAGCAAGTGGAGGATTGA
- a CDS encoding WS/DGAT/MGAT family O-acyltransferase — MRRLNGMDAMLVYSETPNLHTHTLKVAVIDVSEFDGEFGFEVFRHHLRRRLHLLDPLRYKLIDIPLRLHHPMWLEDCEVDLDYHLRRVQVPAPGGRRELDQVIGQVASTPLDRRRPLWEFHFAEGLADNRFAVIGKVHHALADGVASANLLARAMDLTDAVTDERDPGQACRAPGSIDLVGAALRDHLHQAAQLPGLLKDAVVGLARVRRRSRQRGSHSDLADAFNAPPTFMNHVVSAQRRFASATLPLADVKATAAGLGVTINDLVLTVAAGGLRNLLLRYDGHAERPLIASVPTATDKSERVTGNEISGLMVSLPVHVADPTERARLVALATRIAKEDHEIMGPRLYGRMMAYLPAAVAPAAFRWLARREGPNKMMNVAVSSVMGPRERGHFGGAPVSEIYSTGVLSPGAPVNITVWSYADRLNIAVLTDDQTFDDVHDATEALSAAFEELRDAAGTSAPRAARNPA; from the coding sequence GTGAGACGACTCAACGGTATGGACGCCATGCTGGTCTACAGCGAGACGCCGAACCTGCACACCCACACGCTGAAGGTGGCGGTCATCGACGTGTCGGAGTTCGACGGCGAGTTCGGCTTCGAGGTGTTCCGCCACCACCTGCGCCGCCGCTTACACCTGCTGGATCCGTTGCGGTACAAGCTCATTGACATACCGCTGCGGCTGCACCACCCGATGTGGCTGGAAGATTGCGAGGTGGACCTGGACTATCACCTGCGACGGGTACAGGTGCCGGCGCCGGGTGGCCGGCGGGAACTGGACCAGGTCATCGGGCAAGTGGCGTCCACGCCACTGGACCGCCGCCGCCCGTTGTGGGAGTTTCACTTCGCCGAGGGTCTGGCCGACAATCGGTTTGCGGTGATCGGCAAGGTGCACCACGCACTGGCCGACGGCGTCGCCTCCGCCAACCTGTTGGCCCGAGCGATGGATCTCACCGATGCGGTCACCGATGAGCGCGATCCGGGGCAAGCCTGCCGGGCACCCGGGTCCATTGACCTGGTAGGCGCGGCATTACGGGACCACCTCCACCAGGCCGCTCAACTGCCGGGGTTACTGAAGGACGCAGTGGTGGGGTTGGCGCGTGTCCGCCGCCGGTCCCGGCAACGTGGCAGCCATTCCGATCTTGCCGACGCCTTCAACGCACCGCCGACCTTCATGAACCATGTGGTGTCCGCGCAGCGCCGATTCGCCAGCGCCACACTGCCGCTGGCCGACGTCAAGGCGACCGCCGCCGGATTGGGCGTCACCATCAACGACCTGGTCTTGACCGTGGCCGCCGGTGGATTGCGAAATCTGTTGCTGCGCTACGACGGTCATGCGGAGCGCCCGCTCATCGCCTCGGTGCCCACCGCCACCGACAAGTCCGAGCGCGTCACCGGCAATGAGATCAGCGGGTTGATGGTATCGCTGCCCGTGCACGTCGCCGACCCGACCGAGCGTGCGCGCCTGGTGGCGCTGGCCACCCGTATTGCCAAGGAAGACCACGAGATCATGGGTCCCCGCCTCTATGGCCGCATGATGGCCTACCTGCCGGCGGCGGTCGCACCGGCGGCGTTTCGCTGGCTGGCGCGACGGGAGGGACCCAACAAGATGATGAACGTGGCGGTGTCCAGCGTCATGGGACCGCGCGAGCGGGGTCACTTCGGTGGGGCCCCGGTCAGCGAAATCTATTCCACCGGCGTCCTTTCGCCGGGCGCGCCGGTCAACATCACCGTGTGGAGCTACGCCGACCGGCTCAACATTGCGGTGTTGACCGATGACCAGACCTTCGACGATGTTCACGACGCGACCGAGGCCCTGAGTGCGGCGTTCGAGGAATTGCGTGACGCGGCGGGCACCTCGGCACCTCGCGCGGCGCGCAACCCCGCCTAG
- a CDS encoding ATPase — MPEMRQLHAYDCALMGTMRLRVFLAAVVVAGNLVVALLVVTPAQADPETCPPVCDQIPGTAWIARRSIPLDSVYGWPALADADVPLIRTTPRFRFEQVCATPAAAQDSRDSAVSAQVIVAHPEGQWQLQAQILHWRGDTARGGAIAGAVFGTAVAALRACQQGAPTQSPSVTDDEPTRMAAVISGPVVMHTYLLAHVASSTISELTLWATAPQMPWPVVADSAVLDAMTAPLCEAYIASCP; from the coding sequence ATGCCCGAAATGCGTCAGTTGCATGCTTACGATTGTGCCCTGATGGGGACCATGCGGCTGCGGGTGTTCCTGGCGGCCGTGGTGGTCGCCGGCAACCTCGTGGTCGCGCTCCTGGTGGTGACGCCGGCGCAGGCCGATCCGGAGACCTGTCCGCCGGTCTGCGATCAAATTCCGGGTACCGCGTGGATTGCGCGGCGGTCCATCCCGCTGGATTCGGTTTACGGGTGGCCGGCGCTGGCCGATGCGGACGTACCGCTGATCCGCACGACGCCGCGGTTCCGCTTCGAGCAGGTGTGCGCCACGCCTGCCGCCGCGCAGGACAGTCGTGACTCCGCGGTCTCCGCACAGGTGATCGTCGCCCACCCCGAGGGCCAATGGCAGCTGCAGGCGCAGATTCTGCATTGGCGCGGTGACACCGCCCGTGGCGGCGCTATTGCGGGAGCGGTGTTCGGCACGGCCGTCGCCGCGCTGCGCGCCTGCCAACAGGGCGCACCCACGCAATCGCCGTCGGTCACCGACGACGAGCCGACGCGCATGGCCGCGGTGATCAGCGGTCCCGTCGTCATGCACACCTACCTGCTCGCGCACGTAGCGAGCAGCACGATCAGCGAACTGACGCTCTGGGCCACTGCGCCACAGATGCCGTGGCCGGTGGTCGCCGACTCGGCCGTCCTCGACGCCATGACGGCGCCGTTGTGCGAGGCCTATATCGCCTCATGTCCATGA